A stretch of Telopea speciosissima isolate NSW1024214 ecotype Mountain lineage chromosome 11, Tspe_v1, whole genome shotgun sequence DNA encodes these proteins:
- the LOC122646017 gene encoding serine carboxypeptidase-like 34, protein MASPLISSVFLPLISFFTLASVAVARSAPVPQEILAQQEADRVIRLPGQPLVNFKQYAGYVTVNESHGRALFYWFFEATHKPEKKPLLLWLNGGPGCSSIGYGAAEELGPFLMQKGTPELRFNNNTWNKAANLLFLESPVGVGFSYTNTSKDIDELGDTITAKDSYTFLVNWLRRFPQYKSHDFYISGESYAGHYVPQLAEVIFDANKIVSKEDHINLKGFIIGNALLDDDTDQTGMIEYAWDHAVISDGVYNDVKQHCNFSVEGSTKECDKALDEYFSVYYIIDMYSLYTSTCVEDTNKTTRTQRTIIQGVAPKLFSKFDWWWHRRPAGYDPCVSDYSEVYFNRQDVQEALHANVTKNIPYPWTHCSDTIGFWKDAPSSMLPIIRKLIDGGLRIWIFSGDTDGRIPVTATRYTLRKLGLKIKQDWTPWYTYHQQVGGWTITYDGLTFVTVRAAGHQVPTFVPKKALQLVRHYLANEKLPSKPF, encoded by the exons ATGGCGTCACCATTAAtctcttctgtttttcttcctCTAATCAGCTTCTTCACACTTGCTTCCGTGGCTGTGGCTAGATCTGCACCAGTTCCACAAGAAATTTTGGCTCAGCAAGAAGCAGATCGAGTTATCAGACTTCCTGGGCagccattagtgaatttcaaacAATATGCTGGGTATGTTACAGTAAATGAGAGCCATGGAAGAGCATTGTTCTATTGGTTCTTTGAAGCAACTCATAAGCCTGAGAAGAAACCTCTCCTTTTGTGGCTTAATGGAG GTCCAGGATGTTCTTCTATTGGCTATGGAGCAGCAGAAGAACTTGGGCCATTCTTGATGCAAAAAGGAACCCCAGAGCTTAGATTCAACAACAACACATGGAACAAAG CTGCCAACTTATTATTCTTGGAATCTCCTGTTGGGGTTGGATTTTCTTATACAAATACAAGCAAGGATATAGATGAACTTGGAGATACAATCActg CAAAGGATTCCTATACTTTTCTTGTCAACTGGTTGCGGAGGTTCCCTCAATACAAATCTCATGATTTTTATATTTCTGGTGAAAGCTATGCAG GGCACTATGTTCCCCAGCTTGCTGAAGTGATCTTTGATGCCAATAAAATTGTCTCAAAGGAGGATCACATAAATCTCAAGGGTTTCATT ATTGGAAATGCATTGTTGGATGATGATACAGATCAGACTGGAATGATTGAATATGCTTGGGATCATGCTGTGATTTCTGATGGTGTTTATAACGATGTTAAGCAACACTGCAACTTCAGTGTTGAAGGATCAACAAAGGAATGCGATAAGGCCCTTGATGAATACTTCTCTGTTTATTATATTATTGACATGTATAGCTTATACACTTCTACATGTGTGGAGGACACAAACAAAACCACCAGAACACAACGGACCATCATCCAAGGCGTTGCTCCGAAATTATTCTCCAAATTT GATTGGTGGTGGCATAGGAGACCAGCTGGCTATGATCCATGCGTGTCTGACTACTCTGAGGTTTACTTCAATCGACAAGATGTCCAAGAAGCTCTCCATGCTAATGTTACCAAAAATATTCCATATCCATGGACTCATTGCAG TGACACTATTGGCTTTTGGAAGGATGCACCTTCTTCCATGCTCCCTATCATCAGAAAACTTATAGATGGAGGCCTTCGTATATGGATTTTCAG TGGAGATACTGATGGTAGAATTCCTGTAACGGCAACGAGATACACACTGAGAAAGCTTGGCTTGAAGATCAAACAGGATTGGACTCCATGGTATACATACCATCAACAG GTTGGTGGCTGGACTATTACCTATGATGGGCTGACATTTGTCACCGTAAGAGCCGCTGGTCATCAGGTTCCTACCTTTGTACCCAAGAAAGCACTTCAGCTGGTTAGGCACTATCTGGCCAATGAGAAGCTTCCATCCAAGCCGTTCTAG